The genomic window GGATGTTTAGAAATGAGTTAACAAAAACTGGTTTAGTGGAGAATATATTTAATGAATTTAAAAAATTTTTAGAAGGTAAAAATTTAATATTTAATGAGGATAAAATAATTGATGCAAGTTTTACAATAGCACCAAGGCAAAGGAATACAAAGGAAGAGAACGAAATAATAAAAGATGGAAAAGGAGATGAACTATGGAATGATAATAAACATAAAAAATGCCATAAGGATATAGATGCAAGATAGACAAAGAAAAATGATGAAACATTGTATGGGTATAAAAATCATGCAAAAGTATTTAAAAAAAGATAATCTTAATTTTTTATGTCATTATTCTTTCTTTTTACCATTATTTATATTAAAATAAAATAAATTATTTATTCATATATGAAGATTCTATAGGTTTTTTCTTTCTAAAAATGAAGAAAGCGGTTGAGGCAAGTACCATTGTTACACCCAAAAAAATTGTACTTGTAATAATTTGTTTGTTTACCAAAAAAGGATTTAATACGTTTAAAAAAAGGGTTCATATTTAATATAATGGTTATGTAAAAAGATTAATAATTCAAGTTTTTTTATAAAAAATCAATAGTTATGAGGTTATTAATACTTTTATTATTTAATTACCGTTGCATCGCTAAAATATTATATTTTAATTATTTTATCAAAATAATGGCATATTCTCAAAAATAACTAATTTTTTTAATAAATAGAACATAATTACAACATAAATATGGCACAATTATATAAACAACTACTCGTAATAACTACTATACTATTCACCCAATGCTCTTCTCCAAAAGAAGAAAAAAATAACAACAATATTCTTGAGAATTTGAATAGGTCACAAAAAAAAGAAGCAGATTATCTTTTATTTACCGAAGATTCTCTCAAAAAAGAAAAAACACAAAAATACACATCCATTATAGATAGTATTTTTTCAAAATATAGCCGCCTCAAGCATATACCAGGAATAAGCTACGCCATTGTAGTAGATACAGAAATAATTCATAAACAATCCTACGGATACGCAAATGTAGAAAAAAAAATAAAAACAAATTCTCAAACACGCTTTAGAATCGCCTCTATGACAAAAAGCTTTACCGCTATGGGAATCATATCCCTCCAAGAAAAAAAAAAACTCCGAATACACGACCCCGCATGGTGGTATTCGCCTACTCTACAAAACATAAGCTACCCCACAGATGATTCTCCCGAAATAACCTTATTTCATCTCCTTACTATGACAGCGGGATTCCCTGAGGATAACCCATGGGGAGATAGACAATTAGCAGATACAGACGAAGAACTCCTTCATTTGAACCTATCTTTTTCCCATGAACCAGGGACCTCCTATGAATACAGCAACGTAGGATATGCACTTTTAGGGCAGATTATTAAAAATGTTTCTGCACAAACATATTCTGAGTATATAACTAAAACAATACTAAACCCTCTGGGTATGAAAGAAAGCGTATGGGATTATAGAACCATAGACGAAAACATACTCGCTATGGGATATAGATGGGAAAATAACACTTGGAAAAAAGAACCCCTGCTACCCGACGGATCTTACAATTCTATGGGAGGACTTATATGCTCTACCGATGATTTTTGTAAATACATATCTTTTCTTCTTTCCGCAAATCCTCCCCGAAATGCACCCGATACGCTCCCTATATCACGCAGCGGTTTAAGAGAAATGCAACGAATATGGATTGTGCGAGATAAAGTAAAAAAAAATACGACCGTCGGATATGGATTTGGATTCCGATGCACTTATGATGAAAAAGGTATTTTAAAAATAGGACACGGAGGTGGATTACCAGGTTTTGGAAGCTCTTTTTTATTCTTGCCCGAATATGGAATAGGAATAGTTGCCTTATCCAATCTTACTTATGCCGATATGGGAACTCCCGTAACAAAAGCAATAGATACCATTCTCTCCCTCACAAATATTTCCCCACGCACATTAATCCCCAATAAAACACTCCTGCAAACACAACAATATATTATAAAAAACATTCCCGACATGCAAGATACTACTCTCTTTGCAGATAATTTTTTTAAAGACGAAAGTTGGGAAAGCCGAAAAAAAAACATACAAAACATCAGAAATATTGCAGGAAAGATACAAAGCATACACACTCTCATCCCCGAAAATGCTCTCCGAGGAAGCTTTACACTCTCCTGTGAAAAAAAAGATATAGAAATATATTTTACACTATCACCCGAAAAACCAACAAAAATACAATATTTGAAATTAACCACCAAAGAAAAACAAAAATAATTCACTGTTTTTTGTCACAAAAAACATACTTCAGTGTCTTATATATACTTTAATTAATTAACTTACTTTTAAAAACTTAAAACTCTCAATGACAGTAATAGTTCCATTTTTTATATTACACTGGTATCTATCCTTATTCTTTCAAACATTTTTCCTACATAGATATTCCTCACATAGATCTTTTACTATGAGTGCTGGAATGGAAAAATTATTTTATATTTTGACTTGGATATTTCAGGGATCTAATTATTTAAGCCCATTCGGATACGGGGTAATGCACCGAATGCATCACGCCTTTGCGGATACAGAAAAAGATCCCCACTCTCCTAAATATGACGATAACATATTTGCAATGATGTGGAAAACAAAAACGATATATTCCAGCATAGCAAATGGAAAATTTATAGCGGAGCCACGATTTACAGAAGGAGTCCCTCGTTGGAATGCCTTTGATAAGTTTGCAAGGTCTTGGGTTTCCCGAGTTATGTGGGGAACAATGTATGTTCTTGTGTATTACATCTATGCAGATGCTCTATGGCTTTGGGCATTATTACCATTACAATTTTTTCTTTCCCCCATACACGGAGCTATTATAAATTGGTTCGCTCATAAATATGGATATAGAAATTTTGAAGTAGGTGACACCTCAAGAAACTTCTTACCCGTAGATTTTCTGATGATGGGAGAAAGTTATCATAATAACCACCATAAATATGCCTCACGCTCTAACTTTGGAGGAATTAGATGGCACGAGTTTGACCCCACTTACCAAGTCATTAAGTTACTTCATAGATTAGGGGTAATACAAATAAAGCAAGAAAAAGTAAATACTCTATTTTAAATAAATAGTAAATTAAACAGATTAATAACATGAGTGGTTTGCAAATGTCTTGAAATCAAATTTGAAACGTTGACTGTTTAGAAAGATGTTTCAAAAGAGTTTTTGAGCAAAAGATTATATTCCACTTGTATATTTCTCTTACTACCTATTCATTATCTATTAAAAATAAAAAAAAATGATCATACCATTAAAAGAAGCAACAAATGAAAAACATAAACAAGCGGAAAAAATGCCATTTAATATCCGGATGTTTAAGGGATTGTTAACGAAAAAGGAATACTTACTCTACTTAGAGCAACAAAAACAAATTTTTTCAGAAATTGAAAATAAAGGATTGCCTCACGAAAGCTTGGCAAGAACGACAAATATTGAAACTGATATAGAAGAACTCATAAAACAAGGTTTTGATTCGTCGGCTGTTTTATCAAGCACCAATAATTATAGGGAATATCTACGTTCTTTGTCATACGAAGAGGTTTTACCACATATTTATTTAAATTACTTAGCTATAATGTTTGGTGGGCAATTAATTAAAAAAAAAGTTCCTTCAATCGGTATGATGTATGATTTTAATAATATGCAAGAGGCGGCTCAATCAATACGTATTATTCAAAAGGATGAATGGGCAAATGAGGTCAATAAAGGATTTGATTATATCATAAATATTTTTGAAGAATTAGAAAACTATTGTCTTAAGAATTTTAGAAATTAAACGAGAGTATTAGTTCACCCCGGAAAGTGAGTATATTTATAAAACACTAAGAGAGCGTTGAACAAGACAGTCTTTTCGTTTGGTTGTTTATAGAAAAATTAGAATAGTTACGATAATGAAATATTCATTGATGAAAAAATGAAGAATATGAATAATTTATCTTTAAGAAAAACAATACTCTTTTTTACTACTTGCTGGACATATGTTTTTGTTGCTTTTTCGCAAGAAAATGATGTTCCAGATTACTATAATGAGTATATTATAGGGGCAACGACAAATACCAATAGTGACTTATTCGGAGGAATATTTTTTCAATATGGGAGGCATCAAAGAACAAAAGTGTATGAATCGTATATATTAGAGTTTGTAGATGTAAAACATCCGAGAGAGTATAAAGTTTCTGTTGCAGGAAATAGTTCTTCTTCTCGGATATGGGGAAAAAAGAACTATCTTACCTCTGTACGACTTCAGTATAGAAGAGAAAAACATCTTTTTAAGAAAGCGTACCAACAAGGGGTTCAGCTTTCATTTGTTTATGGAGGAGGATTGAGTATAGGAGTGATTTCACCGTATAATGTTCGTATTTCAACGGGCATTGGCTATATTTCTGTTCCGTTTGATCCGGATATACATACTTCTAGGGATATTGTGGGGGATGAAACACGTTTTTATGGATTGGGAAGTAGTTCTGTGGCTCTTGGTTTCCATGCAAAAACAGGACTTGCTTTTGAATTTGGGGCTTTTAAAAATAGTATAGTAGGAATAGAAGTAAGTTTAGTGGCAGAAGCATTTACAAAAAGAATAGTCCTTGTCCCGGCAGATGAAAATACATTCGTTTTCTTTTCTCCGTCTTTTTCTTTTTTTCTTGGGTTTAGAAACTAATTTTTTAAGAAAGGAACTGTTCGTTATATTCTACGCCTGCTTGGTCTGGTTCTATCTCTAATAAGCGGACAGGCTGTATTGCGTTACCTGCAATTCCTTTTATAGAGTTATACATAAAGTTTGTATTGAGAATTACTTTTTGGATTTGTTTTTCTCTTTTTTTCCACATTCCTTGCATTGCTCTTTTTTCTGTTTCTAAATCGGATTGCATCTGTGTGAATCCTTCTACAATTGCTTCTATTTGGAGACGAAATTCGTTTCCTGTAAGGAAGCTGTAGAGCATGTTCATTTTTTCTCCTTTATTTTCTTCGGAAGACACCGCATCACTTATCTGTATAATAGTTTCTCTTAATGCCAAGCAAAGTCCTTTAAATTCTTCGTAAGAGCATATCCAAATACCGTCTCGCATCCCCATTCTTTGCATATCTGATGGAAAAGAATCGGTTATTAGTACACCTACCGTATGTGGCATTTGTATTGCTTTTTCTCGTATGTCATTTTTAAATTTTTCTATCCATTCTTTGTTAAAGTTTTTTGTTCTTTTGCTTTCGTAGTATATTGCGCCGCAGTTTTGTTTTGTGCGAGTATGGACTATTTGTAAACAATCCGCACCTCTATCTCCTTTTTTTATTTCTTGTATAGTGTCGAATGGAAAATGTGAAATGAGCCATTCTTGGATAGCAAGTTCTTGTACTTCTCCTTGCAATTGCATAGAACCTTGCTCTTGCTTTCGTTTCATTTCATCGGTAAGTTTTTTTTGATCTTCTAATTGTTTTTGTAGTTCTCGGAATTTTAATTCATTTTTTTCTTCTACTATTTTTTGTATTTTTTCTTTTTCTTCTATAAGTTTTTTCTGGAAAGATCTTTCTGATTCTAATTTTATGGCTTCTCTTAATTCATTTTTTTCTCTTTCTAAGATAAGTATTTTTGTTTTAGCAGAGTTGAGTTCTCTTACCTGTTCTGATTTTTCTCCGAGTGCTTTTTGAAGGAGTGCTATTTGTTCTGAGTTTTCTCTTTGATACTTAGTTTTTATTTCTTTTTCTAATTCTATTTTTGCGTCTGATTTAGCGGTTTCTAATCTTTGTCGAAAGATTTCATTTTCATTTTCTTTTTTTTTTTTAAACTCTTCTTGTTCTTCTAAAAATTTTTTATCTCTCTCTTCTTTTTTTTTTTGTTCTTCCTGAATACGTAGGTTAAATTCTCTCTTATATTTTTCTTCTAAATTATGAGAGAGAGCATTTTGAACATCTATTTCTGTGTTGCAATTAGGACATTGAATTTTTGTTGCATTTGTATTCATTGTATATAATTTAGTTGTCTATATTGAGTATTTCTAATATCCTATTCAAATCCTCTTGCGAATAAAAAGGTATTTTTATTTCTCCTTTATGTTTTTCATCTGCTTTGATGATAATTTTCGATCCAAAGTGAGAGGAAAGAGTATTTTGCCATTTTCTTATTTCAGGCGATAACATAGAATGTGTTGTTTCTTTTTGAGGATTATTTTTTTCTTTTTTAAATTCAGAAATAGACCTTACTATCTCTTCTACATTTCTCACCGAGAGGTCTTCTTTTACAATTCTGTGGAATATATTTAATTGGAGGTCTGCATTTTCTACAGAAACAATACTCCTTGCGTGTCCCATAGATATTGTATTATCTCGGAGAGCGGCTTGAATATCGGGAGGTAATTTGAGTAATCTCAGGTAGTTAGTGACAGTGGCTCTGTTTTTCCCGACCCGTTCTCCTAATTCTTCTTGTTTTAAGTTACATTCTGTTATGAGTCGTTGGTAAGAAAGAGCTATTTCTATAGAGTTCAGATTTTCTCGTTGTATATTTTCAATGAGTGCCATTTCTAACATTTCTTGGTCGTTAGCACTTCTTATATATGCAGGTATTTTGGTTAATCCCGCAATTTTAGATGCTTGCACTCTTCTTTCACCTGATATAATTTGATAAGAGGTATCGGAAATCTTTCTCACCGTTATGGGCTGTATAATACCATGCACCTTTATAGATTCTGAAAGTTCCTGTAATGCATCTTTATTGAAGTCCTTTCGGGGTTGGTATGGATTTGTTTCTAAAAATTGAATGTCTATTTCGTTAATAGATACAATTGATTGAACATGCTCTACAGGGGTAGGATTATCTGATAAAAGAGCGCTTAATCCTCTTCCTAATCCTGTTTTTTTTTTTGATGGTATTATTTCTGACATATTTATTTTGGTTTATTAATCGGTAGTTCATTTCTTTGCAGTATTTCTTTTGCAAGGTTGAGATAACTTTTTGCTCCAGGACTTTCTGATTCGTGTAAAATAACAGGTACCCCGTAGCTCGGTGCCTCGCTTAATTTTGTATTTCTCGGGATAATGGTTTTTAACTTCAAAGATTTGAAGTGATTTGCTACATCTTCTACTACTTGCTTGGAAAGATTTACCCGAGGATCATACATAGTAAGAAGTATTCCTTCTATTTCTAAATGCGGATTTAGACGGGATTGTATTATTTTAATGGTAGATAATAGTTTGCCAACACCTTCTAATGCAAAATATTCACACTGCACGGGAACTAAAACAGAATCGCATGCTACTAAAGCATTTACAGTAACTATTCCCAAAGAAGGCGAACAATCTATGAGTATAAAATCATACTCATTTTTTAATGGTTCTATACTTTTTTTCATTCGCATATCTCTTTCTTCCATTTCTACCATATCTACTTCTGCACCTACGAGGTCTATATTAGAAGGAAATAGAAATAAATTCTCTATTTCTGTTGGTATTATAGCTTCTCTCGCACTACGAGAATGAATCATACATTCATACATAGTTAGTTTTGTGGTCCTTGGGTCTTTTCCCAAACCAGAGGTGCTATTTGCCTGTGGATCTATATCTACGAGCAATGTTTTATAACCAAGTATTGCTAAACTGGCACTCAGGTTTATGGCAGTAGTTGTTTTACCAACCCCTCCTTTTTGATTTGTTATAGATATTATTTTTCCCATTTGATTTATTATTGTATGAGTATCTGTTTAGGTAATTTTAATGAATAACTTGAAAATGTTCTCCTCTGTATTTGAGCAAAGTAATCTTGAGTTTTTTGGATTGGGATGGGACATCTTGCTCAAAACTCATCGCAGCGAGGACTGGAATAATCTCATATTTTTGGAACCTTGTCTCTACTGCTTGAAAGGTAGGAATTGTTTTTTCTATTAATTTTATCATGTCTTCTTTTGTTCCTCGGTGTTTGATTTCTATGATGCAGATGTATTTTTTATTGAACAAGATGGCATCTATTTCCGCTAATTTTTTTCCGTTTTCAGAGGAAACAACTACATAGTTTCTTGCCATTTCATAGTATTTTATATCATCTATTTCCATAGTTTTTTCAATGGAGTTAAGAAAAAGCTCTTCCGTAGAGGATCCTATATTACCCCCTAAAGATCGGACAGCAGAAACAGCTTTCGCTACTTCTTCTTCTAATCTATCTAGATTTTTACTTGTTCTCTCCCATCTCTTGTCGTTTTCTGCTTTTGTCTTCTCATTTTCTATTCGTAACCTCTCTGTTTCTTTCTTTAATTCCCAGTATTCTTCTTCAGATGGTAGCATTTTTTTATTTTTTAGTATGTATATATTATAATTGGATATGCAAAAACCCAAAATACATATTTTTTGTTTATTAAAAAATAACATTACAAATATACTCAATAAATATCTAAAGAGTATATTATAATAAAATGCTGTATGCTTTTTTATTGATAATCATACATAAACCGAAATTCCCACAAATCAGGTTTTCTTTTTTTCTTCCTCTGTAATTCATACTCATAAAGCAATTGCCCTATGTTCTTCATAAAAGGAAAACCAATAGCAGAGTACTCATATTTTCCATCATTAAATATCCCATCACTATTGGTATGTATCACAGCAGATAATAAAAACTCCACTTGTCGATCAAAATCAACTATATATGCGTTATCTATTAAATAACCATAGGCATCTCCTACTTTATTGAATATACGTATGTTATGTGGTATCTTTTTTGTACCCTCCCCGAAAAGCAGAAACTTACAATAGGAATCATACAAAGAACTATCTTTATAATACGGAGGAAAATACGTTTCATGTGGATATTGAGACATATATTGCAACACAAAATGACGGTCTTCCTCTGATATATTGAATGTCCTATAAGACGCAACCGCCTTCGGAAACAGCAATGCCTTCAAAACCTCCTGCTGATCCTCCAACGGATATGAATTTTTGTAAGTAAAATCAAATGGTGCCATCACTAACTCACCATTTCTATTTATATATCCTCTCCCTTTTAGAATGGTATCTCGCCGAAAGAAAGGAGTCACATTCTCACCCATTTCCTGCCTATAAATAACCTTATTGGTATCTCCCGAATCTATAAAACGTATTGCCTCTGTATACCTATTCTCGTCCAAAGAGAGTGGACGCTCTAACCTATGCAAGAAAGAAACACGATACCCTTTTTTCTGCAATCGCCTATTGATTTCCCGTTGCCCCATAAACTCATATAATCGATTATAAGCATCGTTATCACTCACAATAAGTATCTTTTTTGAATAATGAGCGACAGAAGGGTAGCCATCCTCCGATGTCGTATCTTTATGAACAGACAATTGCCCTGAATAAACACTATCACTCAGCATCCGAGTATATTTATTCAAGCCCGCTATTCCCAATTCATGCAACTTCTCTAATGACAATAAAACCAAAGGGAGTTTTACCGTAGATGCGGGGTAAAAATACATATTCCTATCCATGTTATACGAAAACGACTTGAAATGCGGAATATTCTGCTCATCTCTATTTATTTGAGTATACAGAATTTGTATTTCAAAAACGTCTTTTTTTGCCAATAAAGAATCAAACTGAGAGGGCTTTGTTAACATTAAGTTTCTCAAAAAATCTGTATCCTCCACAGGATACCTATTACAAGAAAATAAAGAAACAACGACCAAAAACAAAATATCCATACCTAATCGTTTTA from Chitinophagaceae bacterium includes these protein-coding regions:
- a CDS encoding acyl-CoA desaturase — protein: MTVIVPFFILHWYLSLFFQTFFLHRYSSHRSFTMSAGMEKLFYILTWIFQGSNYLSPFGYGVMHRMHHAFADTEKDPHSPKYDDNIFAMMWKTKTIYSSIANGKFIAEPRFTEGVPRWNAFDKFARSWVSRVMWGTMYVLVYYIYADALWLWALLPLQFFLSPIHGAIINWFAHKYGYRNFEVGDTSRNFLPVDFLMMGESYHNNHHKYASRSNFGGIRWHEFDPTYQVIKLLHRLGVIQIKQEKVNTLF
- a CDS encoding serine hydrolase domain-containing protein is translated as MAQLYKQLLVITTILFTQCSSPKEEKNNNNILENLNRSQKKEADYLLFTEDSLKKEKTQKYTSIIDSIFSKYSRLKHIPGISYAIVVDTEIIHKQSYGYANVEKKIKTNSQTRFRIASMTKSFTAMGIISLQEKKKLRIHDPAWWYSPTLQNISYPTDDSPEITLFHLLTMTAGFPEDNPWGDRQLADTDEELLHLNLSFSHEPGTSYEYSNVGYALLGQIIKNVSAQTYSEYITKTILNPLGMKESVWDYRTIDENILAMGYRWENNTWKKEPLLPDGSYNSMGGLICSTDDFCKYISFLLSANPPRNAPDTLPISRSGLREMQRIWIVRDKVKKNTTVGYGFGFRCTYDEKGILKIGHGGGLPGFGSSFLFLPEYGIGIVALSNLTYADMGTPVTKAIDTILSLTNISPRTLIPNKTLLQTQQYIIKNIPDMQDTTLFADNFFKDESWESRKKNIQNIRNIAGKIQSIHTLIPENALRGSFTLSCEKKDIEIYFTLSPEKPTKIQYLKLTTKEKQK
- a CDS encoding AAA family ATPase translates to MGKIISITNQKGGVGKTTTAINLSASLAILGYKTLLVDIDPQANSTSGLGKDPRTTKLTMYECMIHSRSAREAIIPTEIENLFLFPSNIDLVGAEVDMVEMEERDMRMKKSIEPLKNEYDFILIDCSPSLGIVTVNALVACDSVLVPVQCEYFALEGVGKLLSTIKIIQSRLNPHLEIEGILLTMYDPRVNLSKQVVEDVANHFKSLKLKTIIPRNTKLSEAPSYGVPVILHESESPGAKSYLNLAKEILQRNELPINKPK
- a CDS encoding biliverdin-producing heme oxygenase → MIIPLKEATNEKHKQAEKMPFNIRMFKGLLTKKEYLLYLEQQKQIFSEIENKGLPHESLARTTNIETDIEELIKQGFDSSAVLSSTNNYREYLRSLSYEEVLPHIYLNYLAIMFGGQLIKKKVPSIGMMYDFNNMQEAAQSIRIIQKDEWANEVNKGFDYIINIFEELENYCLKNFRN
- a CDS encoding DUF2130 domain-containing protein, translated to MNTNATKIQCPNCNTEIDVQNALSHNLEEKYKREFNLRIQEEQKKKEERDKKFLEEQEEFKKKKENENEIFRQRLETAKSDAKIELEKEIKTKYQRENSEQIALLQKALGEKSEQVRELNSAKTKILILEREKNELREAIKLESERSFQKKLIEEKEKIQKIVEEKNELKFRELQKQLEDQKKLTDEMKRKQEQGSMQLQGEVQELAIQEWLISHFPFDTIQEIKKGDRGADCLQIVHTRTKQNCGAIYYESKRTKNFNKEWIEKFKNDIREKAIQMPHTVGVLITDSFPSDMQRMGMRDGIWICSYEEFKGLCLALRETIIQISDAVSSEENKGEKMNMLYSFLTGNEFRLQIEAIVEGFTQMQSDLETEKRAMQGMWKKREKQIQKVILNTNFMYNSIKGIAGNAIQPVRLLEIEPDQAGVEYNEQFLS
- a CDS encoding serine hydrolase, producing MYQKLLFGTRAISYRYYTMVLKRLGMDILFLVVVSLFSCNRYPVEDTDFLRNLMLTKPSQFDSLLAKKDVFEIQILYTQINRDEQNIPHFKSFSYNMDRNMYFYPASTVKLPLVLLSLEKLHELGIAGLNKYTRMLSDSVYSGQLSVHKDTTSEDGYPSVAHYSKKILIVSDNDAYNRLYEFMGQREINRRLQKKGYRVSFLHRLERPLSLDENRYTEAIRFIDSGDTNKVIYRQEMGENVTPFFRRDTILKGRGYINRNGELVMAPFDFTYKNSYPLEDQQEVLKALLFPKAVASYRTFNISEEDRHFVLQYMSQYPHETYFPPYYKDSSLYDSYCKFLLFGEGTKKIPHNIRIFNKVGDAYGYLIDNAYIVDFDRQVEFLLSAVIHTNSDGIFNDGKYEYSAIGFPFMKNIGQLLYEYELQRKKKRKPDLWEFRFMYDYQ
- a CDS encoding ParB/RepB/Spo0J family partition protein codes for the protein MSEIIPSKKKTGLGRGLSALLSDNPTPVEHVQSIVSINEIDIQFLETNPYQPRKDFNKDALQELSESIKVHGIIQPITVRKISDTSYQIISGERRVQASKIAGLTKIPAYIRSANDQEMLEMALIENIQRENLNSIEIALSYQRLITECNLKQEELGERVGKNRATVTNYLRLLKLPPDIQAALRDNTISMGHARSIVSVENADLQLNIFHRIVKEDLSVRNVEEIVRSISEFKKEKNNPQKETTHSMLSPEIRKWQNTLSSHFGSKIIIKADEKHKGEIKIPFYSQEDLNRILEILNIDN